In Alkalihalobacterium alkalinitrilicum, a genomic segment contains:
- a CDS encoding exostosin domain-containing protein, which produces MTKIYILPVPDRLQPLRKATQRYPFHNKDYHIEEDFLNYLNKERDLLVFDPKEADWHYLPIFWTRWVSYGLKRDRLKKLKHDIDNIIIDDKKTFTICHHKDAPFISLDKTLIFSTTRKHNSIDVPLLSSPHRLPNSVPRKKYLASFVGSLRTHRIRMDMFMKLKHRKDIFLYNGNKGDTFFVNKLLESYISLCPRGLGVNSYRFFESMQLGVVPLIIGDIDTRPFKKYIDWDRVSYYICTVSNINELMDNLDKKELIKMGHEASILWKEKLQYQKWCRYVIHELNELK; this is translated from the coding sequence TTGACTAAAATATATATATTACCTGTTCCAGATAGGCTGCAGCCATTACGAAAAGCAACCCAAAGATACCCATTTCATAATAAGGATTATCATATCGAAGAAGATTTTTTAAATTACTTAAATAAGGAAAGAGATTTACTTGTGTTTGATCCAAAGGAAGCAGATTGGCATTACCTACCTATATTTTGGACTAGATGGGTAAGTTATGGCCTAAAAAGAGATAGATTAAAAAAGTTAAAACATGATATAGATAATATTATTATTGATGATAAAAAGACATTCACGATTTGTCACCACAAAGATGCGCCATTCATATCTCTTGATAAAACATTGATATTCTCAACAACTCGAAAGCACAATTCAATTGATGTTCCACTTCTTTCAAGTCCTCATCGCCTTCCTAATTCAGTTCCGCGAAAAAAATATCTCGCATCTTTCGTAGGTTCTCTTAGAACACACCGAATTAGAATGGATATGTTTATGAAACTCAAACATCGTAAAGATATATTTTTGTATAATGGTAATAAAGGAGATACTTTCTTTGTTAATAAGTTGTTAGAATCTTATATATCGCTTTGTCCTAGAGGGTTAGGGGTGAATTCTTACCGATTTTTTGAATCAATGCAATTGGGTGTGGTCCCATTGATTATTGGAGATATCGATACAAGACCATTTAAAAAGTACATTGATTGGGATCGAGTTAGCTATTATATTTGTACAGTTAGTAATATTAATGAGCTGATGGATAATTTAGATAAAAAAGAGTTAATAAAGATGGGCCATGAAGCTTCAATTCTTTGGAAAGAAAAATTACAATATCAAAAATGGTGTAGATATGTCATTCACGAATTAAATGAATTGAAATAA